A genomic stretch from Candidatus Methylomirabilota bacterium includes:
- a CDS encoding ferredoxin family protein produces MTYIIAEPCIGVKDRACVDVCPVECIYDGEELLFIHPEECIDCGACEPECPVTAIFEESGTPEQWTRYIEMNAQFFRDHPGVSPAAGKGK; encoded by the coding sequence ATGACCTACATCATTGCGGAACCGTGTATCGGGGTGAAAGACCGAGCATGCGTGGATGTCTGCCCCGTGGAGTGCATTTATGATGGGGAGGAACTGCTCTTCATTCACCCAGAGGAGTGCATCGACTGCGGGGCATGTGAGCCCGAGTGCCCGGTGACGGCGATCTTCGAAGAGAGCGGAACCCCTGAGCAGTGGACACGCTACATCGAGATGAATGCGCAGTTCTTTCGTGACCATCCTGGTGTCTCACCGGCTGCGGGGAAGGGCAAGTAA
- a CDS encoding Mrp/NBP35 family ATP-binding protein, translated as MITEEAVLNALRKVNDPELHRDLVSLGMVKEIKVDGGAVAVTVELTTPACPMREQVEEETKAAIKTLPGVGEVTVNLTASVRKPPAGREPIPGVKHILAVGSGKGGVGKSTVTVNLAVALAEAGASVGLLDSDIYGPSIPIMMGVHRQPEVVGKRMIPPVSHGVKLMSLGFLLPDDTSPVVWRGPMVGKAVSQMLMEVDWGELDYILADLPPGTGDASLTLAQAIPLSGAVIVMTPQEVAVQIATKTLNMFRTLKVPILGIIENMSYLLCPHCEQSVELFGHGGGRKASQRLEVPFLGEIPLDPELRRGGDVGRPILIEKPDSPVAAIFRRVAGNLAGRVSVEALIG; from the coding sequence ATGATTACCGAAGAAGCAGTCCTTAACGCCCTACGGAAGGTCAATGACCCCGAGCTCCACCGCGACTTGGTCTCGCTCGGCATGGTGAAGGAGATCAAAGTGGACGGCGGCGCCGTGGCTGTGACCGTCGAGCTCACCACCCCGGCCTGCCCCATGCGGGAACAGGTGGAGGAGGAGACGAAGGCGGCCATTAAGACCCTGCCTGGTGTGGGGGAGGTTACTGTCAATCTCACGGCCAGCGTCCGCAAGCCTCCCGCTGGCCGCGAGCCGATCCCCGGGGTCAAGCACATCCTCGCCGTCGGCAGTGGCAAGGGAGGGGTGGGCAAATCCACGGTGACGGTGAACTTGGCGGTGGCGTTGGCCGAGGCCGGGGCATCGGTGGGGCTTCTCGATTCGGACATCTACGGGCCTAGCATCCCGATAATGATGGGGGTGCATCGGCAGCCCGAAGTGGTGGGGAAGCGGATGATTCCTCCGGTGAGCCACGGGGTCAAGCTCATGTCGCTCGGTTTCCTCCTGCCAGACGATACTTCCCCAGTCGTCTGGCGGGGGCCGATGGTCGGCAAGGCGGTCAGTCAGATGCTGATGGAGGTAGATTGGGGAGAACTCGACTACATCCTGGCGGACCTGCCCCCTGGGACGGGGGATGCGTCCCTCACGTTAGCCCAGGCGATCCCCCTCTCAGGGGCAGTCATCGTCATGACCCCGCAGGAGGTGGCAGTCCAGATCGCCACCAAGACCCTGAACATGTTCCGGACCCTGAAGGTCCCTATCCTGGGGATCATCGAGAACATGAGCTACCTGCTGTGCCCGCACTGCGAGCAGTCGGTAGAGCTGTTCGGCCACGGCGGGGGGCGCAAGGCCAGCCAGCGCCTGGAGGTCCCCTTTCTGGGGGAGATCCCGCTTGACCCCGAGCTGCGCCGCGGCGGCGACGTGGGACGCCCCATCCTCATCGAAAAGCCCGACTCCCCTGTGGCGGCGATCTTCCGCCGGGTGGCGGGCAATCTGGCTGGGCGGGTGAGCGTAGAGGCGTTGATAGGATGA
- the erpA gene encoding iron-sulfur cluster insertion protein ErpA, with translation MLTVTEAAAAKLKDLIAREGAEGQALRVRVKGGGCSGYEYQLAFDTPQEGDEVIEQRGVKVLVDPKSLLFLAGTEIDFEDGLTGAGFALKNPNAKGSCGCGQSFQA, from the coding sequence GTGTTGACAGTTACCGAAGCAGCAGCAGCAAAGCTGAAAGACCTGATAGCCCGGGAGGGGGCCGAGGGACAGGCCCTGCGTGTCCGCGTGAAGGGGGGCGGATGTTCTGGTTACGAGTATCAGCTCGCCTTCGATACCCCGCAGGAGGGGGACGAGGTTATCGAACAGCGCGGTGTCAAAGTGCTGGTCGACCCCAAGAGCCTGCTCTTCCTCGCCGGCACAGAGATCGATTTCGAGGACGGCCTGACAGGCGCCGGCTTCGCCCTCAAAAACCCGAATGCCAAAGGCTCCTGCGGCTGCGGCCAGTCGTTCCAGGCCTGA
- the sufB gene encoding Fe-S cluster assembly protein SufB: MSDPTTTIESFVSQDYKWGFVTEIEQDIAPPGLNEDIIRMISAKKDEPEWLLEWRLKAYRYWLTIKEPTWHNVHYPPIDYQSVSYYAAPKKKELQSLDEVDPELLRTYEKLGIPLEEQKMLTGVAVDAVFDSVSVATTFKEKLAELGIIFCSFSEAAQEHPELVRKYLGSVVPYTDNFFATLNSAVFTDGSFCYIPKGVRCPMELSTYFRINAESTGQFERTLIIAEPGSHVSYLEGCTAPMRDKNQLHAAVVELIAHDDATIKYSTIQNWYPGDKNGKGGIYNFVTKRGKCLGRNSHISWTQVETGSAITWKYPSCMLIGDNSVGEFYSVALTNNRQQADTGTKMTHIGKNTRSTIISKGISAGYGQNTYRGGVKILKSATGARNYTQCDSLLIGDKCGAHTFPYIEVKNSTAKMEHEASTSKIGDDQIFYCNQRGISKEDAVNLIVNGFCKEVFRELPMEFAVEAQKLLGVSLEGSVG; this comes from the coding sequence ATGAGCGATCCGACGACCACGATCGAATCCTTTGTGAGCCAGGATTACAAGTGGGGGTTTGTGACGGAGATTGAGCAGGATATTGCACCTCCCGGGCTGAATGAGGACATCATCCGCATGATCTCGGCCAAGAAGGACGAGCCCGAGTGGCTGCTCGAGTGGCGCCTGAAGGCCTACCGCTACTGGCTGACCATCAAGGAGCCAACGTGGCACAACGTCCATTACCCGCCTATCGACTACCAGAGCGTAAGCTACTATGCGGCGCCAAAAAAGAAGGAGCTACAGAGTCTCGATGAGGTTGATCCCGAGCTGCTTAGGACGTATGAGAAGCTGGGTATCCCGCTCGAAGAGCAGAAGATGCTCACCGGTGTCGCGGTGGACGCGGTCTTCGACAGTGTCTCGGTGGCGACCACGTTCAAGGAAAAGCTGGCCGAGTTGGGGATTATATTTTGCTCCTTCTCCGAGGCGGCGCAGGAGCATCCGGAGCTGGTCCGGAAGTACCTCGGGTCGGTCGTGCCGTACACCGACAACTTCTTCGCGACGCTGAACTCCGCCGTCTTCACTGACGGCTCGTTCTGTTACATCCCGAAGGGCGTGCGCTGCCCGATGGAGCTATCCACCTACTTCCGCATCAATGCCGAATCGACCGGCCAGTTCGAGCGGACGCTGATCATCGCCGAGCCGGGTAGCCATGTCAGTTACCTAGAGGGGTGTACCGCCCCGATGCGGGACAAGAACCAGCTCCACGCCGCGGTGGTAGAGCTGATCGCCCACGACGACGCCACGATCAAGTACTCCACCATCCAGAACTGGTACCCCGGAGACAAGAACGGTAAGGGTGGGATTTACAATTTCGTCACTAAGCGCGGGAAGTGCCTCGGTCGTAACTCCCATATCTCGTGGACGCAGGTGGAGACCGGCTCGGCCATCACCTGGAAGTACCCGAGCTGCATGCTGATTGGGGACAACTCCGTCGGCGAGTTCTACTCAGTGGCGCTGACCAATAATCGCCAGCAGGCTGACACGGGCACCAAGATGACCCACATCGGCAAGAATACGCGGAGCACCATCATCTCGAAAGGGATCTCAGCGGGTTACGGCCAGAACACCTACCGCGGCGGGGTAAAAATCCTCAAGAGTGCGACGGGGGCGCGCAACTACACGCAGTGCGACTCGCTCCTGATTGGCGATAAGTGCGGCGCTCACACCTTCCCCTATATCGAGGTGAAGAACTCCACGGCCAAGATGGAGCACGAGGCGTCCACCTCCAAGATCGGCGATGACCAAATCTTCTACTGCAACCAGCGCGGGATCTCGAAGGAAGACGCAGTCAACCTGATCGTCAACGGCTTCTGCAAGGAGGTCTTCCGCGAGCTCCCGATGGAGTTTGCCGTCGAGGCGCAGAAGCTGTTGGGCGTCAGCCTGGAGGGAAGCGTCGGCTAA
- the sufC gene encoding Fe-S cluster assembly ATPase SufC — MLEIKNLHVRAGNHEILKGVDLKVNVGEVHSIMGPNGSGKSTLAQVLAGRETYEVTEGEVLYDGKNLLEMAPEERARGGIFMAFQYPVEIPGVGSAQFLKAALNAIRKARGLEELDAMEFLALVKEKIKLLGVDEKLIHRSVNEGFSGGEKKRNEIFQMALLEPRLCIMDETDSGLDIDALKIVAKGVNDMRSPERAIIVVTHYQRLLNYVIPDYVHVLVDGRIVKSSGKELALELEEKGYAGIEEELRAGAQA, encoded by the coding sequence ATGCTTGAAATCAAAAACCTGCATGTCCGAGCGGGCAACCACGAAATCCTCAAAGGCGTTGACCTGAAGGTGAACGTCGGCGAGGTCCACTCCATCATGGGCCCCAACGGCTCGGGCAAGAGTACGTTGGCGCAGGTGCTGGCCGGCCGCGAGACTTACGAGGTCACCGAGGGAGAGGTCCTGTACGACGGGAAAAACCTCCTCGAGATGGCGCCGGAGGAGCGCGCGCGGGGGGGGATCTTCATGGCCTTCCAGTATCCCGTGGAAATTCCCGGTGTCGGGAGTGCCCAGTTCCTCAAGGCCGCGCTCAACGCTATCCGCAAGGCGCGGGGCCTTGAGGAGCTTGACGCCATGGAGTTCCTTGCCCTGGTCAAAGAGAAGATCAAGCTCCTGGGGGTGGATGAAAAGCTTATCCACCGCTCGGTCAACGAGGGATTCTCGGGCGGCGAGAAGAAACGCAACGAGATATTCCAGATGGCGCTCTTAGAGCCCAGGCTCTGCATCATGGACGAGACCGACTCCGGCCTGGACATCGATGCCCTGAAAATCGTCGCCAAGGGCGTCAACGATATGCGCAGCCCGGAGCGTGCCATCATCGTGGTCACCCACTATCAGCGGTTGCTCAACTACGTCATCCCCGACTATGTCCATGTCTTGGTGGACGGCCGGATCGTCAAGTCGAGCGGGAAGGAGCTGGCCCTGGAGCTCGAAGAGAAGGGCTACGCCGGGATCGAAGAGGAGCTCAGGGCTGGTGCCCAAGCATAG
- the sufD gene encoding Fe-S cluster assembly protein SufD: MSVVTQERDYYAEIFADFEKATAGNGQGWLQPVRRAAIARFTELGFPTTRDEDWRFTNVAPLAQIAFQLTSDSRVELTPREIAQFAIPGLGDIQLVFVNGRYAPTLSSPGSPGHGVSVRSLAQAFKDDRDVLEQHLTRYAAYAHDAFIALNTAFMDDGALVHVARGRVVEKVIRLLYVSTATADPIVTHPRNLIVMDEDSQAVIVEDYVALDADVYFSNVVTEVVVGQNSVLSHYMIERESHQAFSVSTLRLEQGRSSNVTSHTVLLGGALVRNNVHPVLAGEGSECLINGLFMATGSQHMDNFMLVEHASPHCDSRQFYHGILDGRSHGVFSGRIIVHKDAQKTDAKQTNKNLLLSQEAQIDSKPQLEIYADDVKCTHGATIGQIDQDAIFYLRSRGIAEDAARALLLFGFAGETLERMKAEPIRRYLETLVAQWLPEGKLLEAVR; the protein is encoded by the coding sequence GTGAGTGTCGTGACACAAGAGCGGGACTACTACGCTGAGATTTTTGCTGATTTCGAGAAAGCCACTGCTGGAAATGGGCAGGGGTGGCTGCAGCCTGTCCGCCGGGCGGCTATCGCCCGCTTCACCGAGTTGGGCTTCCCGACCACCCGCGACGAGGATTGGCGGTTCACGAACGTAGCACCGCTCGCGCAGATTGCCTTCCAACTCACGAGCGACTCCCGCGTCGAGCTGACGCCCCGAGAGATAGCACAATTTGCGATTCCGGGATTGGGGGATATCCAGCTCGTCTTCGTGAACGGCCGGTACGCGCCCACGCTCTCATCTCCAGGGTCGCCCGGCCACGGGGTCTCGGTGCGGAGTCTTGCCCAGGCATTCAAGGATGACCGGGATGTGCTGGAGCAGCACCTGACCCGGTACGCCGCCTATGCACATGACGCGTTTATCGCGCTCAACACCGCATTTATGGACGATGGCGCATTGGTGCACGTCGCTCGGGGGAGGGTGGTTGAAAAGGTCATCCGCCTGTTGTATGTGTCGACGGCAACCGCCGACCCGATCGTGACTCATCCGCGTAACCTGATCGTCATGGATGAAGACAGCCAGGCGGTCATTGTCGAGGATTATGTTGCGCTGGACGCCGACGTATATTTCTCGAACGTGGTCACGGAAGTGGTGGTTGGGCAGAACAGCGTGCTGAGCCACTATATGATCGAGCGCGAGAGCCATCAGGCATTTAGCGTCTCGACCCTCCGGCTGGAGCAGGGCCGTAGCAGTAATGTCACGTCCCACACGGTGCTGCTCGGTGGCGCGCTGGTGCGGAACAACGTGCACCCGGTCCTGGCGGGCGAAGGCAGCGAGTGCCTGATCAACGGGCTGTTCATGGCCACCGGGAGCCAGCACATGGACAACTTTATGCTGGTCGAACACGCCAGTCCGCACTGCGACAGCCGGCAATTCTACCACGGCATTCTCGATGGGCGGTCGCACGGCGTCTTCAGCGGCCGGATTATCGTTCACAAGGACGCCCAGAAGACCGACGCCAAACAGACGAATAAGAACCTGTTGCTTTCCCAGGAGGCACAGATCGACTCGAAGCCGCAGCTCGAGATTTACGCCGACGACGTCAAATGTACCCACGGGGCAACCATTGGTCAGATTGACCAGGACGCGATCTTCTACCTGCGTTCCCGCGGCATCGCCGAGGACGCCGCACGGGCCTTGTTGCTTTTCGGCTTTGCGGGAGAAACCCTGGAGCGCATGAAGGCCGAGCCAATCCGCAGGTACCTGGAGACACTCGTGGCCCAATGGTTGCCCGAGGGAAAACTCTTGGAGGCAGTTCGATGA